The stretch of DNA GCCATCCAGGTCGAAATTGTCCGAGATTTGTCCGAGAAATTTCGGGAACAGGCCATCAGCGCGCCGGTGTCGCGGCCCCAAGAGGCACCACGCGCGCCGGTGGTTGCTGCGAGAGATGCGTGTGCAGCTTGTCGGCGGCGGCCGTGAGGTCCGCTTCGCTCACGATGTTGTAGCGGTCGAAGATCGCGCGCGTCTTGTGTCCGGACAGCGCCATGCAGACACGTTCCGGGATGCCGGCCCGCACCATGTTGCGGACGGCAGAGCGTCGCAGGTCATGCGGCGTGAGTCCCTTGTGTATCAGCTCGGGTTCGCCAGCCGGCGTGAATTTGCCGGATGGCACCATTGCGCCGAGCCCGGCGGCCACGCAGGCACGAGCCCACGACTTGCGGAAAGCGCCGATCGGCTTGCCGTCGACGTGGAAGACGTGCACGCAATCCAGCCGGCGAACCGTGGCGGCCCGCTCGATCACTTCGAGCAGGTCACCGCTCAACGGCAGTACCCGGCCCGTCTTGTTTTTCGAGCGTTCCGGTCGCAAGCGGACCACGCGGCCGGTAAGGTCGATGTCGCGCCATTCGAGCGACCGCATCTCGCTCATCCGCCAGCCGGAGAAGTACAGGAACGCGACCGGGTCCTTGAGTCGGTCCGGCAGCGCGCCGTGCAAGGCGAGGAAGCTGCCGTGATCGACGAAGCCTTGTCGGGCATTGTGCTCTTCCAGCATCGGGATATGCGGCCGGGTCGACAGGCGGCCGGCTTCGATGGCCAGCGAGAACATCCGCTTCAATGCAGCCAGCTCTCGGTTGATGGTGGCATTTGCCGCGCCGTCCTGTTGGCGTGCCGTCACGTGTGCCCGGATACGGTCCGTGGTCAGGTCAACCGCGCGCATCAACGCGAAGCTGGTTCGGAGATGCTTCAGCTTTTGGGTCAGGGTGTGCGCTGAACGCTTGCCGTTGATGGCGTAGTCGCGCTCGAGGTCCGCCGCCAACTCCTCGAACGTGACCTTCTCTTCTTGCGGTCCGGTCAGCCGGCCACGGCCGATTTCGCCGAGCCGCTTCTTGAGCAGCTTGCTGGCGAGTTTCTCGCCCTGCTTGTCCGTGGCGTGCGTGCTCTCCCGGTATTCCTTGCCGCGGTGCGAGTAGGCTATCCACCACACGGCGCCGCGTTGAAACATCCGTCCCATGCCGTT from Deltaproteobacteria bacterium encodes:
- a CDS encoding tyrosine-type recombinase/integrase, with the translated sequence MNGMGRMFQRGAVWWIAYSHRGKEYRESTHATDKQGEKLASKLLKKRLGEIGRGRLTGPQEEKVTFEELAADLERDYAINGKRSAHTLTQKLKHLRTSFALMRAVDLTTDRIRAHVTARQQDGAANATINRELAALKRMFSLAIEAGRLSTRPHIPMLEEHNARQGFVDHGSFLALHGALPDRLKDPVAFLYFSGWRMSEMRSLEWRDIDLTGRVVRLRPERSKNKTGRVLPLSGDLLEVIERAATVRRLDCVHVFHVDGKPIGAFRKSWARACVAAGLGAMVPSGKFTPAGEPELIHKGLTPHDLRRSAVRNMVRAGIPERVCMALSGHKTRAIFDRYNIVSEADLTAAADKLHTHLSQQPPARVVPLGAATPAR